The Caminicella sporogenes DSM 14501 genomic interval CTGGTTCTACAGAAGTATGTTTAAATCCTAAATCAGCTAAGTGTAAAACATCTTTTGCAAAATCTATATTATATTTTGTAAATGTTCCCCTAACAAAATAACTCTTATCTTTTCTCTTTTCCACTAATTTTTTAAACTTAGGAATTATTATATCATACGTTCCTCCACCATTTATTGTACATCTCATTTTATCATTTACTTCTTTTCTTCCATCTATACTAAGCACGACATTATACATATTTTCATTGATATAGTCTATAATATCGTCATCTAACAATACACCATTTGTAGTGATTGTAAATCTAAACCTCTTATTAGCTTCTTTTTCTCTCTTTCTTCCATACTCGACTAATTTTTTAACAACTTCAAAATTCATAAGAGGTTCTCCACCAAAAAAGTCAACTTCCAAATTCCTTCTGTTTCCAGAATTCTCTATAAGAAAATCTAAAGCTTTCTTGCCTATTTCTTCACTCATAAGACTTCTATCACCTTTAAAATCTCCTTGTGAAGCAAAGCAATATTTACATCTTATATTGCAGTCATGTGCTACATGAAGACAAAGAGCTTTTATAACGGGTTTTCTATTTTTTAATATTGTATCATTTATATATGAATCTTTACTATATAAAAGCTCATTTTCCTCTAATTCTTTAATTTCTCTTATAGCTTCTTTAATATCTTCTACACTGTATTTATTAGAAAGTAAATTTTGAATTTCTTCTTCACTTTTTAATTTATAATAATCAAGAACATCATATACAATATCATCTATCACATGTACTGCTCCACTATTTACATCAATTACAATGCACACATCGTCTATTTTAAATTTGTGTATCATAGTCTTTTTCCTCCTAAAAAAAATATCCCTTTCTATTATAAATTTCCAATACTTATGTTGCAAGTTAAAAATAAAATCTCAACAGAAAAAAGCAGCTTTTAAGCTGCCTCTGCTTTCATCTTCACATAATTTGTATTTTACTATCTATTTTCACATTCTTGATTTGCAACTGTACAAGATGTTTTACAAGCAGATTGACATGAAGTTTGACATTCGCCACATCCTGCTTTATGTGCAGTTTCCTTTAATGTTGCACCACTTAATGTCTTTATATGCTTCATCTTATCTCCCTCCCACTAATATGATTACTAGTAAATTATAACATATTGACAAAATTTATTGAAGATATTATTTCAAATTTACTCCTATAATTCCACCTATTCCTCCTGATACTATACCTATTATTCCTTTAATTATAACTATCTTATTTATTGAAAAATCATCAATAAATATCAAACTTAAAATAAATATTATTAAAACATACAAAGCCCCAATAGCTATACCATGTAAAAAACCCTTTTTTTTCTTTTTAACAGCAGCTAGTAATCCACTAAAAGCTATAACTAAAACTGTAACAATTGAAGATACCAAGGGAATTATAGATTCTGAAACTGATGTAAATGTAACAATAGCTGCCAATATTAAAAATATCACAAGAGCTACTGCCATAGATATAACTATACTCTTTAAATATATCAGCAGTATAAAATCATCTTTTTTTTCAGCATTACTTCCGTAAGGCATTTTTACACCTCCACAAATTTATCTTAATAAAATATATGTGGAGGAAAATCATTTAGAACTAAAAGAAAAATAGTCTTAAATTATTTTTTGTTATAAAGATTCTTTTTGTTCTTTTACTGAACCCACAGCCCATCTTTCAATCTGCAATCTAACTTTATCAGCACCTACTTCAATAGTAAGTACATCATCTTTTATTTTTATTATTTTACCATGTATACCACCTATAGTAATAATATGGTCCCCATTTTTTAAGTTTTTTCTCATTTCCTGTATCTTCTTATTTCTCTTTTGCTGAGGTCTTATCAGTAAAAAATAAAAAATTACAAAAATTGCAATAGACATAAACAGCGGTGAAAGCTGCTGCATTTTTACACTTCCCTTCATCTTATTTTTATATACAAAATACTATATTCAACAAAAAGTTAATAATTCCTCTATAAATTTATAACTCATATCCGTATTTTTCAAAAAACTCTTTTCTAAAATCTAATAATCTATCATTTTTAATAGCTTCTCTTATCTTTTCCATTAATTTTAATAAGAAATATAAATTATGATATGTAATTAATCTAGCAGACAGTATTTCATTTGCTTTAAATAAATGTCTAATATATGCTCTAGAATAATTCTTACAAGTATAACAATCACATTCTGGGTCTAAAGGTGTAAAATCATCATAATATTTAGCTTGTTTTATTACTACCTTTCCACGACTTGTAAGAGCAGTACCATTTCTTGCTATTCTAGTTGGAAGTACACAATCAAACATATCTATACCTCTAATAACACCTTCTATTAAACAGTCTGGTGTCCCAACACCCATTAAATATCTTGGCTTATCTTTAGGCATTAACGGTGTAGTATATTCAAGAATTTCATACATAAGCGGTTTCGGTTCTCCTACACTTAATCCCCCAACTGCATAACCCGGAAAATCCATTTCAATTATTTCATATGCACTTTGCTTTCTCAAATCTTTATACATACCGCCTTGTATTATTCCAAATAGAGCTTGGCTATCCTTTTTCTTATGTGCATTTTTACATCTCTTTGCCCACCTAGTTGTTCTTTCAAGAGAATTTTTAACATACTCTTTATCTGCTGGATAA includes:
- a CDS encoding TIGR04086 family membrane protein, whose protein sequence is MPYGSNAEKKDDFILLIYLKSIVISMAVALVIFLILAAIVTFTSVSESIIPLVSSIVTVLVIAFSGLLAAVKKKKKGFLHGIAIGALYVLIIFILSLIFIDDFSINKIVIIKGIIGIVSGGIGGIIGVNLK
- the scfA gene encoding six-cysteine ranthipeptide SCIFF produces the protein MKHIKTLSGATLKETAHKAGCGECQTSCQSACKTSCTVANQECENR
- the yajC gene encoding preprotein translocase subunit YajC produces the protein MQQLSPLFMSIAIFVIFYFLLIRPQQKRNKKIQEMRKNLKNGDHIITIGGIHGKIIKIKDDVLTIEVGADKVRLQIERWAVGSVKEQKESL
- the scfB gene encoding thioether cross-link-forming SCIFF peptide maturase; this encodes MIHKFKIDDVCIVIDVNSGAVHVIDDIVYDVLDYYKLKSEEEIQNLLSNKYSVEDIKEAIREIKELEENELLYSKDSYINDTILKNRKPVIKALCLHVAHDCNIRCKYCFASQGDFKGDRSLMSEEIGKKALDFLIENSGNRRNLEVDFFGGEPLMNFEVVKKLVEYGRKREKEANKRFRFTITTNGVLLDDDIIDYINENMYNVVLSIDGRKEVNDKMRCTINGGGTYDIIIPKFKKLVEKRKDKSYFVRGTFTKYNIDFAKDVLHLADLGFKHTSVEPVVAEPGVGYELTEDDLPEIFSQYENLAREIIKREKEGKGFNFFHFMIDLNQGPCVIKRLVGCGAGSEYLAITPEGDIYPCHQFVGNEEFKMGNVNEGIVNKEIGKKFNNAHVYNKEKCSECWAKFYCSGGCHANAYNFNNDIHIPYDLGCEMEKKRIECSLYIKAKLSMDI